AAGATCTCACCAGTAAAAGGCGTTGAGCGTGGTTTTACCGGCCTCGTCGAGGCGCGGGTGCAGAGCAATGTCGGTTTCCGCGTGCCCGGCAAGATCATCGAGCGGATGGTTGATGTCGGCCAGCAGGTCAAGGCGGGCCAGCCCCTGATGCGGATCGACGACACCGATCTGCGCCTGGCGCTCACCGCCAAGCGCAACGCGGTGGCCGCCGCACGGGCGGTGCTGGTTCAGGCGAGCGCGGATGAGAAGCGTTACGCGGCGCTCCTCAAGGGCGGCCTCGCCGCCACCCCGCAACGCTACGAACAGGCCAAGGCCGCGCTGGACACCGCGCAGGCGCAGCTCGATGCGGCGGAAGCCGAAGCCGATGTCGCCGCCAACGAGGCCACCTATTCCACGCTGACGGCGGGAGCCGATGGCACCATCGTCGCCACGCTCGGCGAACCCGGACAGGTCGTGGCCGCCGGCCAGACCGTCGTCCAGCTCGCCCATGCCGGGCCGCGCGAAGCGGTCGTGGCCCTGCCGGAGACGATCCGCCCCGCCTTGGGCTCGCTCGCCAAGGCGCGCGTCTATAGCAGCGACGCCGAAGCCAGCACCGCGCGGCTCCGGCAGATCTCCGATGCGGCCGACCCCCAGACCCGCACCTATGAGGCGCGCTACGTGCTTGAGGGCACCGCCGCCTCGGCACCGCTCGGCGCGACCGTGACGATCACCATCGCCAGCGGCAAGGAACAGCGCTCCGTGACCGTGCCCATCGGGGCTGTGCTCAATGATGGCGTGCGCACAGGCGTCTGGGTTCTCGACAGCACCTCCTCCACGGTGCGTCTCGTGCCCGTGCAGATCAAGCGCCTTGGAAACGAATACGCGACGGTGACCGGCGTCGAGCTTGGCGCTGACGTCGTCGCCTTGGGGGCGCATCTGCTGACGGATGGCGCAACCGTACGTACGACGGCCCAGGTCGAAGGGAGCGCCCAATGAGCTTCAACCTCTCGGCGCTCGCCGTTCGCGAGCGGGCCATCACCCTGTTCTTCATCGTTCTTCTGGCAGCAGCGGGCGTCTACGCCTTCGCCAAGCTCGGCCGGGCGGAAGACCCCTCCTTCACCATCAAGACGCTGACGGTCACGGCGGTGTGGCCCGGCGCCACCGCCCGCGAGATGCAGGATCTCGTCGCCGAGCCGCTTGAAAAGCGGATCCAGGAACTGACCTGGTATGACCGCGTCGAGACCATTGCCCGCCCGGGCTTTGCCTTTCTCACCGTCACGCTCAAGGACAATACGCCCCCCTCG
Above is a window of Ancylobacter sp. WKF20 DNA encoding:
- a CDS encoding efflux RND transporter periplasmic adaptor subunit, which encodes MNKKPILVLAGVVIVAVGTAGFVALSLSTPHAGPVSDPRQDAPLVRVTKISPVKGVERGFTGLVEARVQSNVGFRVPGKIIERMVDVGQQVKAGQPLMRIDDTDLRLALTAKRNAVAAARAVLVQASADEKRYAALLKGGLAATPQRYEQAKAALDTAQAQLDAAEAEADVAANEATYSTLTAGADGTIVATLGEPGQVVAAGQTVVQLAHAGPREAVVALPETIRPALGSLAKARVYSSDAEASTARLRQISDAADPQTRTYEARYVLEGTAASAPLGATVTITIASGKEQRSVTVPIGAVLNDGVRTGVWVLDSTSSTVRLVPVQIKRLGNEYATVTGVELGADVVALGAHLLTDGATVRTTAQVEGSAQ